A window from Gottschalkiaceae bacterium SANA encodes these proteins:
- a CDS encoding 5'-nucleotidase C-terminal domain-containing protein: MKKINKHLSVLLVLSLILLSFATPGFAAGQETTITLFHFNDTHGRVVEGSYDGMGLPRLADVIEQTRAEGGNVLVLDAGDSYHGKPVVNLNQGELVVDIFNALGVDAQAPGNHDFNYGYERLLELEEMANYPIMAANVKMNGESLLKQDYTIKEFDGVKVGIFGLSTPETMYKTNPLNVIDVDFEAPAQAAQEMVTALQAEGCDVIIALGHLGNDEETKMEETSKYVLENVDGIDIFVDGHSHETLTNGEMVNGALLVQSGYYDKNVGRVDITVKDDIVSATASLIEKGAEGYEDNADIQALIDATVEENRVITDVEIGYSMYELNGERNFVRTGETRMTNLITAAIGIRTGADGVITNGGGIRASIGQGAMTKGHILEVLPFGNYVVVKNMSGQAILDALNHGISAYPATNGGFPQVYGIKYTLNYSETADNFVSNVMIKGETLDPMKMYTIASNDFVAAGGDGYSSFGDATTAAEFGDMADIVIEHIEKYGIAGAAPSRWIINQEIK, translated from the coding sequence ATGAAAAAAATCAACAAACATTTAAGCGTTTTACTTGTACTTAGTCTCATTTTACTCAGCTTTGCAACACCTGGCTTTGCCGCGGGGCAAGAAACCACCATTACTCTCTTCCACTTCAATGACACCCATGGTCGAGTCGTTGAAGGAAGCTATGACGGCATGGGACTCCCACGACTCGCTGATGTGATCGAGCAAACTCGTGCAGAAGGAGGCAACGTACTTGTTTTAGACGCTGGTGATTCTTATCACGGAAAACCCGTTGTCAACCTAAATCAAGGTGAATTAGTTGTTGATATCTTCAATGCATTGGGTGTAGATGCTCAAGCGCCAGGCAACCATGACTTCAACTATGGATATGAGCGACTTCTAGAATTAGAAGAAATGGCAAACTATCCGATCATGGCCGCCAATGTTAAAATGAATGGCGAAAGTCTGTTAAAACAAGATTACACAATTAAAGAATTCGATGGTGTAAAAGTTGGTATCTTCGGCTTATCTACTCCTGAAACCATGTATAAAACCAATCCATTAAATGTAATTGACGTTGATTTTGAAGCACCGGCCCAAGCGGCACAGGAAATGGTAACCGCTTTGCAAGCTGAAGGCTGTGACGTCATTATCGCCTTGGGTCACTTGGGTAATGATGAAGAAACAAAAATGGAAGAAACCAGCAAGTATGTCTTAGAAAATGTTGATGGCATTGATATCTTTGTCGATGGTCACTCTCATGAAACATTGACCAATGGAGAAATGGTAAACGGCGCATTATTGGTTCAATCTGGTTACTATGACAAGAATGTAGGCCGCGTCGATATAACCGTCAAGGACGATATCGTTAGCGCAACTGCATCCCTGATTGAAAAAGGTGCGGAAGGTTATGAAGACAATGCAGATATTCAAGCTTTGATTGATGCGACTGTTGAAGAAAATCGTGTGATTACAGATGTTGAAATCGGCTATTCAATGTACGAACTTAACGGCGAAAGAAACTTTGTTCGTACTGGAGAAACCAGAATGACGAACTTAATTACTGCAGCGATCGGCATCCGAACAGGCGCTGACGGTGTGATCACCAATGGCGGTGGCATCCGTGCATCCATTGGACAAGGCGCCATGACTAAGGGACATATCCTTGAGGTATTACCATTTGGCAACTATGTTGTAGTAAAAAATATGAGCGGTCAAGCTATTTTAGATGCTTTGAACCACGGCATTAGTGCATATCCAGCTACCAATGGTGGCTTCCCGCAAGTTTATGGTATCAAGTACACACTAAACTACAGTGAAACAGCTGACAATTTCGTCTCAAATGTCATGATCAAAGGCGAGACTTTAGATCCAATGAAAATGTATACCATCGCTTCTAATGATTTTGTAGCAGCAGGTGGAGACGGTTACTCCAGTTTTGGTGATGCAACAACTGCCGCGGAATTTGGCGACATGGCTGATATCGTAATCGAACACATTGAAAAATATGGAATCGCTGGTGCAGCACCGAGTCGTTGGATTATCAATCAAGAAATTAAATAA
- a CDS encoding NAD(+)/NADH kinase, translating to MNRAIGVIVNPSSGKDIRRIVSYADSVGHMEKMNLLLRAVIAAEAKGIEKIYFMPDPQGLGRAIQARLKQDGGPWEIIKILDFRPMGKATDTVKAVAEFERLECRAIVVMGGDGTSRDIAQTGTMIPILPISTGTNNVYPESIEGTIAGMVLGVVVMDPESVATRRDKRIRVSVNDGEEWIALVDVVCSKQTEIASRAVWSPDDIRWLAVTRATPASIGLSSIVGQWEFLSPEEAGWIFFECGSGGRVRLSPIIPGRMVPVGKVALIRHSCDEKHEWRADQSGTLALDGERMVRLRKDDMVRIQVDQGGPCRVLVEETLKRHIRQREQE from the coding sequence ATGAATAGAGCCATCGGAGTGATCGTTAACCCTTCCAGTGGGAAGGATATTAGACGCATTGTATCCTATGCGGATAGCGTGGGACATATGGAAAAAATGAATCTCTTGCTTAGAGCGGTGATTGCTGCAGAGGCTAAAGGGATAGAGAAAATTTATTTTATGCCTGACCCTCAAGGATTGGGGCGGGCTATTCAGGCACGGTTGAAACAGGATGGCGGACCTTGGGAAATTATTAAAATTTTGGATTTTCGACCTATGGGCAAGGCTACGGATACGGTCAAGGCGGTAGCAGAATTTGAACGGTTAGAATGCAGAGCCATCGTGGTAATGGGTGGTGATGGAACCTCGCGGGATATTGCGCAAACCGGAACAATGATTCCAATTCTGCCCATCTCGACGGGAACAAACAATGTTTATCCAGAATCAATAGAGGGAACCATCGCCGGAATGGTCCTGGGTGTTGTTGTTATGGATCCAGAGTCGGTAGCGACTCGCCGGGATAAGCGAATCCGGGTGAGTGTGAATGATGGTGAAGAGTGGATTGCTTTGGTGGATGTTGTTTGTTCCAAGCAGACGGAGATTGCTTCTCGAGCTGTCTGGTCTCCAGATGATATACGCTGGCTGGCTGTAACGCGAGCAACGCCTGCATCGATTGGTTTGTCGTCTATTGTTGGGCAATGGGAGTTTCTATCCCCAGAGGAAGCAGGGTGGATTTTTTTTGAATGTGGGTCAGGGGGAAGGGTTCGACTTTCTCCGATTATTCCGGGCCGGATGGTTCCTGTTGGAAAGGTCGCATTGATCCGGCATTCTTGTGATGAAAAACATGAATGGCGAGCTGATCAAAGTGGTACATTGGCCCTTGATGGAGAGCGGATGGTACGGCTTCGTAAGGATGATATGGTTCGAATTCAAGTTGATCAAGGGGGACCATGCCGAGTTTTGGTAGAAGAAACCTTGAAACGGCATATTCGACAGCGAGAACAAGAATGA
- a CDS encoding cold-shock protein produces the protein MQKGTVKWFNGRKGFGFIVDDAGQDVFVHFSAIQMEGYRVLEEGQAVEYEMELGEKGPIAKTVIGL, from the coding sequence ATGCAAAAAGGTACAGTAAAATGGTTTAATGGCAGAAAAGGGTTCGGATTCATCGTAGATGATGCTGGTCAAGATGTATTTGTTCACTTCAGTGCGATCCAAATGGAAGGATACCGTGTTCTTGAAGAAGGACAAGCGGTCGAATATGAAATGGAGCTAGGCGAGAAAGGCCCCATTGCCAAAACTGTCATTGGATTATAA
- a CDS encoding flavin reductase codes for MIGYDKIPEMMKQLPKGAFLTVGQGDEVNPMTIGWALSGIIWGKPVIQVAVRYSRHTYRLLDKAEGFTVSVPRFGDLQKELNFCGTKSGRDFQKFAETKLTAKPAKMISGVVVKEAAHHYECKIVYRQSMDPANLDEAIKKQFYENNQDYHVFFIGEIVDEYDE; via the coding sequence ATGATTGGATATGATAAGATACCAGAAATGATGAAACAATTGCCCAAGGGTGCGTTTTTAACTGTGGGCCAAGGCGATGAGGTCAACCCCATGACCATTGGATGGGCTTTGAGCGGAATCATCTGGGGGAAACCAGTGATACAAGTAGCCGTTCGATATTCGCGTCATACCTATCGATTGCTGGACAAGGCGGAAGGCTTTACTGTCAGCGTGCCAAGATTTGGAGACTTACAAAAGGAATTGAATTTTTGCGGCACCAAGAGCGGACGTGATTTTCAGAAGTTTGCCGAGACGAAATTGACGGCAAAGCCAGCAAAAATGATTTCGGGTGTTGTGGTCAAGGAAGCGGCACATCACTACGAGTGCAAGATCGTGTATCGCCAGTCCATGGACCCGGCCAACCTGGATGAAGCCATCAAAAAACAGTTTTACGAAAACAACCAGGATTATCATGTTTTCTTTATTGGTGAGATTGTTGATGAATATGACGAATAA